A DNA window from Penaeus vannamei isolate JL-2024 chromosome 5, ASM4276789v1, whole genome shotgun sequence contains the following coding sequences:
- the LOC113829190 gene encoding cerebellin-1: MLSRKIWDTLTNLLGAWDEDKAQFVAPRDGAYYFSFHGIGTKNSDFTLALMKNGEYQVTAYGGPPKYEWASNSALLVLKAGDKVYLELQDGSMYDHPGREAYTTFTGFLVFGWQ; the protein is encoded by the exons ATGTTGTCCCGCAAGATTTGG GACACGCTGACGAACCTCCTCGGTGCCTGGGACGAGGACAAGGCTCAGTTCGTGGCACCCAGAGACGGGGCGTACTACTTCTCCTTCCACGGCATTGGCACCAAGAACAGCGACTTCAC cCTCGCCCTCATGAAGAACGGCGAGTACCAGGTGACAGCTTACGGAGGGCCGCCCAAGTACGAGTGGGCGAGTAACTCCGCCCTCCTCGTCCTCAAAGCTGGTGATAAGGTGTACCTCGAGCTCCAGGATGGCAGTATGTACGACCATCCAGGCAGAGAAGCATATACGACCTTCACCGGGTTTTTGGTGTTCGGGTGGCAGtga